A stretch of the Halomonas sp. CH40 genome encodes the following:
- a CDS encoding ClpXP protease specificity-enhancing factor, whose protein sequence is MHSSRPYLARALYEWLVDNELTPYLVVDATLPDVEVPRQFVQNGQIVLNVAPNAVRDLMIENDAIGFNARFGGHPMQVMIPIPALIAIYARENGAGMVFGHEPELDAPEAASSEPAGTGKAKDADQEHKPALSIAESSSGLGDGKEQGVKSQESKQAETKDTKKGSKKPTLRVIK, encoded by the coding sequence ATGCACTCTAGTCGTCCCTATCTGGCAAGAGCACTTTATGAGTGGCTGGTAGATAACGAATTAACGCCTTATTTAGTCGTCGATGCTACTTTGCCTGACGTTGAGGTGCCTCGTCAGTTCGTCCAGAACGGCCAGATTGTGCTGAATGTTGCGCCGAACGCTGTGCGTGACCTTATGATTGAAAATGATGCCATAGGGTTCAATGCCCGCTTTGGTGGCCATCCCATGCAGGTGATGATTCCTATCCCGGCCTTGATTGCCATCTATGCAAGAGAAAACGGGGCAGGTATGGTATTTGGCCATGAGCCTGAACTTGATGCACCAGAAGCTGCGTCCAGTGAGCCTGCGGGCACGGGCAAGGCAAAGGATGCTGACCAAGAGCATAAGCCCGCACTATCAATTGCTGAATCGTCTTCTGGGCTTGGTGACGGTAAAGAGCAAGGCGTTAAGTCTCAGGAAAGCAAGCAAGCTGAGACCAAAGACACCAAGAAAGGCAGTAAAAAGCCGACGTTACGTGTCATCAAGTAA
- the sspA gene encoding stringent starvation protein A codes for MGVVAKRSSMIFYSGNDDHFSHRVRIVLAEKGVTVDIVDVNDEQPPQELAELNPYNSVPTLLDRDLVLYESKVMMEYLDERFPHPPLLPVYPVARAQSRLWMHRVEREWCPLVDTIRTGSKKEADKARKELRESLVGISPIFEDMPFFMSDEFTLVDCCLAPILWRLPELNIELPEKQVQPLIDYMTRVFERETFQAALNEFEKEMRA; via the coding sequence ATGGGTGTTGTGGCCAAACGGTCGTCGATGATCTTCTATTCGGGCAATGATGACCATTTTAGTCATCGTGTGCGTATTGTATTAGCTGAAAAAGGGGTGACGGTGGATATCGTCGATGTTAACGACGAACAGCCACCGCAGGAACTTGCTGAGCTTAACCCTTATAACAGCGTGCCGACATTGCTGGATCGCGATCTGGTGTTGTATGAATCCAAGGTGATGATGGAGTATCTGGACGAACGCTTTCCACATCCTCCGCTGTTGCCTGTTTATCCTGTGGCGCGGGCGCAAAGCCGTCTGTGGATGCACCGCGTAGAGCGTGAATGGTGCCCGCTGGTGGATACGATTCGTACGGGGAGTAAGAAAGAAGCGGATAAGGCGCGTAAGGAATTACGTGAAAGCCTGGTGGGTATTTCACCTATTTTTGAAGACATGCCTTTCTTCATGAGTGATGAATTTACCCTGGTTGACTGTTGCCTGGCACCGATTCTTTGGCGACTGCCTGAGCTGAATATCGAGCTACCTGAGAAGCAGGTGCAGCCGCTGATTGATTACATGACGCGGGTCTTTGAGCGTGAAACCTTTCAGGCAGCATTGAACGAATTTGAAAAAGAGATGCGCGCTTAA